A window of the Ostrea edulis chromosome 1, xbOstEdul1.1, whole genome shotgun sequence genome harbors these coding sequences:
- the LOC125663818 gene encoding transcriptional regulator ERG homolog encodes MQGMKQQDYYRACSFPAFSGMVFPDPAYGKSAWSPQTSPASPGYPHPGSLPAIAKPGFDGPHSHWRPQGSGQIQLWQFLLELLSDSTNSNYITWEGTNGEFKLVDPDEVARRWGERKSKPNMNYDKLSRALRYYYDKNIMTKVHGKRYAYKFDFAGLAQAMQPAADPTAYKYQQDFFMPAYHHSSKFNFMNAHSPMPPTTGIFGSHSSYWSQTNHSMYPNIPNHHMTHPSHMASHLGSYYT; translated from the exons ATGCAGGGAATGAAGCAGCAAGATTATTACAGAGCCTGCAGTTTTCCGGCATTTTCAGGAATGGTATTTCCGG ATCCTGCCTATGGAAAGAGTGCATGGTCACCTCAGACCAGCCCTGCCAGTCCAG GTTACCCCCACCCGGGATCCCTTCCGGCCATCGCCAAGCCGGGATTCGACGGGCCACACTCTCACTGGCGCCCACAGG GGAGTGGACAGATTCAGTTATGGCAATTCCTTTTGGAACTTCTCTCAGACAGTACCAATTCAAACTACATTACGTGGGAGGGAACCAACGGAGAATTTAAACTGGTGGACCCGGATGAAGTGGCCCGACGATGGGGAGAGAGGAAGTCCAAACCCAACATGAACTATGACAAACTCAGTCGTGCTCTCCGGTATTATTACGACAAAAACATAATGACCAAAGTGCATGGTAAACGGTACGCCTATAAGTTTGATTTTGCAGGTTTAGCACAAGCAATGCAACCTGCTGCCGATCCGACCGCTTACAAATACCAACAGGACTTCTTCATGCCAGCGTACCACCATAGCTCTAAATTCAATTTTATGAATGCTCACTCCCCAATGCCACCCACTACTGGTATTTTCGGAAGTCATTCAAGTTATTGGTCACAGACGAATCACTCAATGTATCCGAATATTCCAAATCATCACATGACCCATCCTAGTCACATGGCCTCACATCTTGGATCATATTACACATGA